cacaacctgagccaactgagccacccaggcacccccaaataaaatctttaaacagaaaaaaatcacagttggCTGCAAGAGCCAGATGTCTGTCGGGCAGGCGGTGCCACGGGCGCAGAAACAGCACACGGCCCTGCTTCCTGAGCTCTTCAGCCTTGATCACGTAAGCACTGCTCCCACTACGGCTGTTCCAGACAACACGGGCGAGTGACAGCACAGAGCGGGCGCACTCACATCTGCGCCACTTCCTGACGCTCCGCAAAGCCTGTGCGGCTCACTGCGTGTGCAAGCCTGAGTGAGACCGGCAGCCGTGATGACAAAACACTGCCGGGTCCCAGCAACACTCCAGCACAACTGTTCCGAGTTACCAGGGGGACCCTCTCCCCATCAGAGCCAGCGTATGGGGACAGGAGTCAGGCAGGGCAGAACCGGGTCCTGGAAACCGGACGCTGTGACAGCCCCCACAGGAATCACTAGTCCCTGTGCACGTCCTACTGTGAGAAACACTGCTCCCCACATCAAAGTCATGTTCGCTGTTTTATAATTtcatgagaaaaatagaaaaagaagaaagaaaaagaaaatagagaggcTGCGTGACCTTGAGTGCTCCGACTCCTAAGGCTGCAGCTGGCGGCTCCGGGGGCCGAGTGCGACAGGACAGCCGTCTTGCCAAAGTGCCCTGAGGAGTCAGGTCTCCCGAGACGGCCAGAGAGGAGCCCAGCTGGGGAAGGGGTAGGGGCAGCAAGAGGCGGCGCCTGAGGACGGCTCCCTGTCCTTCTGTCGCCAGCCTCTTATCACCTTGACCCAAGCTCCCACCGCTGGAGGAAACTGTCCAGGGTCCTTCCCCCGTGTCCCCTGCCTGGTTCTGTCTCCCAGGCCTCCCGGGAGCTCTCCTGCAGGCAGTCAGGGCCAGCACCCCCGGCCCCTCGAGCTCTGCCCGCTGTCCCCACCGGACTGAGACGCAGCTGCTTCCACCTGAGCACCGCAGGCCCCTTAGTGTGCCTTCGGAAGCTGCGTCGCTGCACAGTAGAGACATCAGAAAGATCATTTCTGTTACCCTTTAATCCCTCCCAGTGCCTCTGATAGGGTTCTTGGGAGCAGAGGGGCAAGGCCTGCACCTCCCCGCACCCCCTACTTCCTCCAGCTCCCGCCAAACAAGGCAAGGGAGCAGCAAGGCAGGAGGCAGGCTAGGAAGCGGGCCTCTCCCCCTCCTGCAGTCCCTGTCCCAACAGCCAGTGACACACACATGTTCTTCTCCCACACTTTATTGGGACAAAGGAGGGGGCAGACCAACACCACAGCCCCGGCCACCGTGGGGGGGGCCGCACTTCAGCACCTGGCACAGCTGAAGCACATGATAAATACAGGCGAGGTGGGCGGCGCATGGGGGGGATCCGCACGCAGGAAGGACACTCGAGAACCTTCCTGTCTGGGGCGGAGGCGCAGGTGGCACTGGCGCAGTCCACTCGCAGAGGAACGGGGCAGGGGCGCGGTTTCCACGGTGCAGGCGGGCAGGGAGACATTTCCTTgtgcaggagggaaggaggagagagacgcAGAGAAACTCCTTCTCACGTGTCCAGGAGAGCAGAGTTCACTCACACGTGGCAcgagagggacagggagactgATGTCGCCCCCGCAGAGCTGGCCGTGGGAGGGGGGGGCTCATTCCGCTGCCACCGGGGTGCACAGGTCCGGGGTGCACAGGTCCGTGGGCCGCGAGCGGTCGGTTCCCGGGGCGCAGGAAGGAGAGGCGGTCGGGCCAGGGGCTCGGCCTAGAGGACGAGAGACGTGTACCCCACGGGCACCAGCCCCTCGGCGCCGTCCCGCCCGCAGCGGAGCCAGTCCTCGTCCACCGTGGCCACCACTCGCAGCACCTCCCCGCGCCGGAAGCTGAGCTGGTCCGGTCCCGCGGCCGCGTGGTCACAGAGCGCGCGCACCGCCCTGCGGGGAGCCAGAGGGGCACCAGCTGTCCCGGGGCGCCTGCCCCACTGCCGGGGCCCACGcatcagcagggggaggggggggggccgCGGCCACTTATCTGACGCCACCCACACTCCCTGGGGCTTCAAATCCATCCCCAGCAAACCAGGCGCCTTATCGGAACTGCCCAGGCAGGCCTCCTGGGGGCccctgaggggggggggggcaaacacAGCAGCTCCCCCAGGGGCTGCCGGCAGCCCGCGCGGCGCCCCACCACTCcgcccaccctcctctcccctcccagggcCGCATGCTCTCTCTCCGGACCCCAGCCCCGGCTCTGGCCCCCGCCCCAGGCCCGCTGCCCACCATGCGCCCCGAGACCCTCCGGAGACACAGGCCCGCGCCGCTTCACCCGGCCCTCCGAGGCCTCCAGCCGCCGCCGCCTGCACACCCCACGGGACCAGGGCACAGTTCCTCACCCGCCACACCGGCcacacccgcccccgcccccgcaccaGGCCTTCCCCAGCCCCGAGACCCGGCGCCGGCGCCGGAGCACTCAGTCCTCCCTGCCTCGCGCAGCGGCCACACAGCAACTGTGATGCGCCCGCCGGAACCCCCCGAGGGGCCACCGGCTCCAGGACACCCCAGGCTCCGGCCAGGCACGCGGTACTTTCCCCCGCCGTCCGACGAGGGAAAAACCCAGAAAGCCCACTCGGTGACTGAGAGCGGCCCCCGGAAGCCAGAGCCAAAGCAGGGGCCGCAGCCCGCTCCCCCGGGGACAAGCCGCGTGTCTGCTCCCGGGGGGACACGCGGCCCGGCGCGCCACCAGCAGAGCCTCCATCCCGCTTGCTTCAGCTCCGGCCCCCCGCGTCCGCAGAGCAGGGCCCAGGGGCGGGGACAAGAGCGTCAcggcccccgccctccccccacctgtgGGTCTGCACGACGCTGGCGGCCGAGGCCTCGAGCTCCTCGGGAGGCGACAGCGGCTCGGGAGGGGCGCCCCGCTTCACCAGAGCCAACACGCTCACGGTCGGGGGCAGCCAGCTGGACGGTCTCCTGGGGGCGAGGACACGGGGTGGCAGAGGTCACCGGCCTTCAGCAAAGGCCCCAAGAACCCAGGACTTCGAAGGTGGGGAGAGGTCGGGAGGGCCCCTTTGGAGTTCTTAGGGAGGGGACAAGCTCAGACACCAGGAGGGCCGGAGCGCAGGTCACGCGCGGTTCTCAGAAAGGCTCTCGGCTTtgagggctgagcagggagcgggaaGCCGACGCCCGCGGAGCTCCCAGCGGGCCAAGGGGAGACCCAGGCTCTGAGGGGACCCCCACCCCAGTACCTGGACTTCACGGGTCCTCCGTCCGTTTCCGCCAGGCTCCCAGGCACGCCGAACAGCCTTCCCAGCCACAGGCCTCGGCCGGGCGCCGCGTCCTCCGTGGGCACTGGCCTCGCCTGCGGGCCTCCGGCCGCCGGCCCGGGACGCCACGACCTCCACCGGGGCAGAGGGAAGCCCTCGCTGCCCCCCGAGGCATAGACGCGAGAGGCCTGGGTCAGCTGCTCCCACCAGCTGCCTGATGTGGGGGCGCTGGCGGGAGCCCGAGGGCCGGGAGGTGTCTCCCCCGAGGCCCCCCGAAGGCTCTGGGCCAGCCGTCCCCCCCAGTGCAGCATGGCGTGCACCGTCTGCTGCAGGGCCGGGGGCGAGCCCGGCGCCTCCGCGGCTGGGGGCGGGCCCAGGggcaggtggtggtggtgctCGAAGAGCAGGTCCAGGTGGAAGGTGAGCACCGAGAGCGgctgcagcaggagcagcagctccGTGGACAGGGCGGGGCAGCCTCCCCGAGCCAAGGACAAGAATCCGGTGGGCAGGTACAGGAGGGACAGCAGGCCTGGGGACGAGCAGGCCGCCGTCAGCCCCCCAGCCTCCGTCTATGCTGGGAGCTGCGGGGCGGAGCCCGAGACCCGCAGAACCAGGGGTGACACTGCATGTGAAAAGTCAGGGACCCCAGAGCAACGGTGGGGGTGCACTGGCCTGCAGCCTCACCCAACAAGGCCCCAAGGCTGAGCCAGCGTgccggaggggtggggggaggacagcCCAAGGAGACCCTGGAGCAGGCGGGCAGGTGAGGCaggggcgggaggcaggggaaggaggaagcgGCGGGTGGATGGCCTCTGGGCTCGGGAAGTTCCCGGGAGGATCTGGGTCTTCCCCCCCGCGGTGGGGCCGGGGGACGCACTGGACGTGGGAGGCACCGAGGAACAGAGGTGGAGCCGGGGACCAGGGTCATCACTGGGACTCGCAGCAGAGCCAGCCCCCTGGCCCCTCCCCGCCTGCCACCCCGCCCTGCCCGCAGGCGTCTGACCTGCATCTTCCTGGAGGCTGGAAAACCACAGCTCCAACTGCTTAGTGCTGGGGACGAAAGACAGCAAGGGCTCAGCGCGGCGCCCCTGCCCCTCTGCGTGGGGGATGAGGAGCTTCGAAGAGCGACAAGGCCCCAGCGCCACGGCCCTCCCGTCGGGGACACCCGTGTAGCCTGGGCCGTGGCAGGGGCGCCAGGAAAGCGGCCACTCACTTGAGGAGGCCCAGGATGAAGGCGTGAAAGCGGCTGCGGCTGCTGCTCAGCGGGGCCAGGCGGCTGACCTGGCTGTACAGGGTCCCCAGCGCGCGGCTGCTGGCGCCTGCGGACACCGCGCCGTGAGCCGGGCCCAGCTCCGCCCCGGCccgccggccccggccccggcccccccccaccgcacccccgCGCCCACCTGGCTTCATCGACGCCTCCACCACGCTCCAGGGGCTGCTCCTGCGCTGCCCGGTGATGAGGTCCTTCCGGAAGGGCTTCAGCCCGTCGGCCACCAGGGCGTGCAGGGCCGGACAGAGGGTGGTCAGCACCAGGTGACCCACGTCCGGGCTCAGCCGGCTATCCCCCAACTGGGCCTGGAGGCGGCACAACCGACACGTCCCGGGTGGCTGcggccccctccccgccgcccgtGCGTGCGGCCGCAGGGCCTCCCACGGGCCCCTCACCTTCTGAACCAAGTTCCGGGCCGCCCCGAAGTGCGAGATGATCTTGTCCACCGAGGCGCTCACGGCTATCAGAAGCCCTGCGAGGGACGGGCAGGGAGCGCGCGTCTGTGCGGCGCCCGCGCCCGCCCCAGGCCCTCGCAGGCCGACCCGGGGGGCGGAGGACGCGGACCCGCCGCAGCGGCCCCGGAAACCGGGGTCAGGGGTCCGGGCGTCCTACCTTTCTTCTGCTCCTGCAGCTGGCCAGTCCCGCTCTGGGCTTCTGCCATCCACCGTCGCTGGGCCCCGGGGGCGCCGGCGAACGACCAGGAACTCCGGGCTGGCGTGAAGGAAGAACGCGGCGACGCTTACGAGGGTGACCCCAGGACGCCGGGCTGGCGCACCGGTCGCCCTACGGCTCACAGCGCCCCGGGCCGGAAGCGAGCTGGGGCCGGGGATGGGCGGGGCGCCTCGCGCTCgccgtcccctccccctcccgggcCGCAGGCCACCTCCGCCCGGTCGGCCCCGGGCCGGACGGCGCGCGCCCCGCCCGCTGGGCGGGTGGAGGGAGAGCAGCCCGGGGAGCACGTGGGGGACCGGGACCAATGGGCAGACAGGCCGGCCGCCGAGAATGGGAGGAGACACGGAGGGAGAGGCGACCCCGGGGTCGGGAGGCTGGGAGGCGCGGGCGTGGGCACACCCGGGTCCGGCGCCcgcttctcccccaccctcccgaGCGAGGCGGGGGCCGAGCCCCCCGCGTCCCCCGCGCCCCCGGCACCGCACAGGCCCCGGACCGTGCACTCGCTGGCACCCCCTCAGCCCGTGCCCCCCCACGCCCGGGCCTCGAGGTCCAAGGCGCTGCCCCACGGCGGATGGCGGGGGCCGGATGCCCGCCCCCGAACCCGCTGGCGGGCGGGGCCGCGCCGCCTTCCCCGAGGACGCTGGGGCCGGAGGTccggcgcggggggggggggggcggagcgaCCCCCGCGGGCGAGCCCGGGTCCGTCTTACGTAGCCTGGGCGGAGGCGGCGGGCTCCTGGTCCGGCGGGGGGCCTTCGGCGGGCGCGGCGGCGCTGGCAGCGGGGGGGCGGGCACCTGGCAGGGCGGGGGGGCCACGGCGGGGAAGGTGCTGCTTCTGGGAAAGAGCGGGGACAGCAGCAGTGCCAGCTCGGGGCTGGCCAGGCAGGGCAGGGCCCCCCGAGCCGGAGGCGAGTGGGCGCCCACGGGGGACAGGCGGACGGGCAGCAGCTGCTTCTGCGGGGGCCTCGGCGCGCCCAGCAGACGCAGCTCCGCGCGGGGCGGGCCGGCGGGAAGCGCCGGGAGCTGGGTCCCCGCCGCGCCCGCGCCCTCCAGCAGGGGGCGCGCGGCGGCCGCGGaccgcggggcggggggcggcggggggaggcCGGCTGCAGCGGGGattggggggcggcgggggcggggcggcagcCAGGCGGGGCGGGCGgagaaagagggagcagagaGTTAGTGCCGCAGCCCGGCCGCTCCCCCCAGGGCGTCCCTCCCGGAGCGCTCGCTGCCGgcggcctgggggggggggggcggcgtagacggagggggcggggccgcagcccggcccctccccgccccgccgtTCCCCGCGGCCGCTTACCCGCACGGCCGGCCTGCGCGCCCGGCTCCTCCGGCTCCCGGGCGGCGGGGGCCTCCTGGCCAGCCGCGGGGCTTCCCGCCCTGCCCTCCTCGGGCGGCCGCTCGGCGATGGGCTGCAGCCCCGGACGGTTCTTCCTCCTCCGCGGCGGcacgggcgggggcgggggccggggcggcACCAAGGCCCAGCCGGCCGGGGGGTCCCGGGGCGGcaccggcgggggcggggcccggcTGCGGGAGCGGAGCTCCTTGAAGGTGGTGACTTCCCGGGGCGGCGCGGGGCAGCCGCCGAGCGAGCCGCTGGGGGGCAGCTCGCTGTCGGGCGAGAAGACGATGAGCCAGTCGCTGCGGTCCTTCTTGACCTGCGGCGCCAGGGGCAGCCCCGGGCCTCGCCTGCGCTTCTGGGCCAGCTCGTGGAAGGACGTGATTGTCCGGTGGGCCGCCGGCTCCTCGCTGACGTCACTCCGCCACCCCGCGTCGGTCCTGGAGCTGCCATCAGTCACGGCCGTGCGGCCTGCCCACCCCGAGTCGAGTTGTGCGGGTCGCGAGTCCCCAGCGATGCTGCAGCCGGAGTCACTGCTCTCCGCGGCTTTCCAGCCCGCGCCCGGCGCCTCCGTGTCGATCTTCCAAATGGGGTTGATCTTCCAGCTGGGCTCGGTTTTCCCAGCGTCGGCTTTCCCGTCATCATCCGCCTCCGGGAGCTCGGAGGCAGGGAGGTCCAGCTCCCCACCGTCGTCCTCCTCCTCcgggcctggggaagggggctCCTGGCAGGTGGTCAGGGCGTTGCAGTTGGAGTCCAAGCCGGGGCCGGGTGGGGAGGAAGCTCCCGAGCAGGAATCGGGCGAGCAGCAGAAGCTGTCCGGAGAGCAGGCTCCGGGGCCGACGGAGCCCAGCGGGGAGCCCTGCTCCAGGGGGACGATGCTGGGCTGAGGGTGGACATCCTCGTCGCCCGGGAGGCCCCGCGAGTACACCGAGATGGGGGACTCGTCGGGACTAAGATCTGAGCAGGAgctgagagaggaggagcagcCCGGGTCCGAGGGGGAGGCGGCCCCCTCTTCCTCCCGGGCTGGGTCCTGCCGGTTTTCTAAGCCCGGCCCGTGCTCCTGGCAGCATCGGCAGGGCACCGCGGGGCTGTTGGAATTGGCGTCCACCAGGGCCCCGCTGCAGGGCCCCCGGCTCTCCTTGCCCCCGGTgtccccggggggagggggtgtgctcAAGGGCCCCTCCCGCAGCTCCGGACGGCGGGACAGGTGCAGGCCCAGGGAGACGTGCTGGAGGTGGATGTGGTTGAGGTTGCAGAGTAAAGCCCTCTGAGGGGACAGCATCGTGCCGGCGGCGACGGGGCGGCCTCTGGAGAATCCGGGAAGTCGGGCCTCTCACCCGCCTACCTGGCAACCGCAGATGCAGACCTGGAGGACGGAGAGTGATGCCCAGCCGGAGAGGACGCGGGCCGCCAGAAGGACACCGAGGGGACGGCCCGCTGCAGCAGGCGTGAACGGCGCCGGCCGCTTTGGACAGTGTTTCAATGAGACGCAAACGTCCACACTGCAGTATTTGCAGGTGGAGCCGGAGGGAGCCCCCCGGGACTGGGGCGGGTCAGAGAATGCGGCTGCGCTCTGGATCTCCGTGGAGGAGCGGGGGCTTGGAAAAGGATGGGGCCCAGAATGGAGCCCCGGATCCTCTCTGCGGCAGTCTGGCCCTGcaccggcccccccccccccatttccccaCCCTGCCCTTCACTCCCAGGGGAAGGGGCCGAGGCAGGCGCCGCCCAGATGCCCGTtaacggggtggggggaggcgcgGCTGGCTGGCTAATGCGGGCAAGGGGCGGGCGTGGGGACAGAGACCGAGTCCGCTGCGCGGAGAGGTGGGCCCGCCGACCCCCGCGGCCTCGGTGCCGCTCTGCTCGGACCCCGCGCCTGCCCGTTCTCTCCGCGCCCGTCTCCGTCCCCCGGGCGCCGCCCCACTCCTCCTCCGTGCAGTGCTCCCGCTCCCGTCTCCCGCACCCCCGCGGGCCCCGAGGCTCCATCCACACCCACCGCCGAGCCCCCCCTCACCAGGGTCCTCCGCAGCCGCCGCAGCTGGGCTCCTCCACCACTCCCAAGGTCCCCGCCAGACCGCACCGACTGGAAAGGGGGCGCTAGGACAACCCGCCGGCGCCGCGCAGCCGCGCCCCTTCACGcagaggcggggcggggcctgggcccAGCCCCCATCGCCTGACGTCGTGCGCGTGTCCCCCACCTAGGCCGGCGCGCGGCGTCGAGGCCTGACGCTTCCGCTGCTGACGGGCCCGCGAGGCCAGCCCCCGAGGGTCCcggccgccccccacccctgccgggGCTGCCAGAAGCAGGCGCAGAAGAACCACAAGAAGCTTCGATCATTTATTGAgagccgccccgccccgccccgccccgcccgcgcaGCGTCCAGGTCACTTCGTCCTCTTGTAGATCTTGCGCGCCAGCCCCAGGAAGATGGTCCGCGGCAGGGTCGACGCGTACCGCTCGATGAGGCCCATGAGGCGGGCATAGCTGTCCTCCTCGTAGTGCGCGAACACGGCGGGCAGGTCCAGCTCCTCGTACAGCGCCTTCACCCAGGCCACCTTCTCGGCCTCCTTCCGCCCGTAGTTCTCCTGGAAGGGGCGGGAGGCGGGGAAAGGGCTTAGCACCCCCGCAAGGCCCCTCAACCACACATTCCAGCCTCCGCCGTCCAGGGCTCTGGAGCGCCTGCGGTCTTGTCCTTTGCGGCCGGCAAACCCTCAGAGAGCAGCTCGGGCCTGTTTCCTCCACCGCGGCACCACCAGGGCCCGGGCTGCCTCCAAACGCTGGGGGCTGCTGTGTGCAAGGGGAAGGGGGTGCTGTCTGGGGCCTtatctggcctctacccactgaAGATGCCCACAGCACAGGACAGAGAACGTGTGCTGATGTCGCGTCCCCTGGGCTGCACAGTCACCACCACCCCCTGGAGAATCCTTGCTCTGTCCCTTCCTGGGAGCTCTGGGGTCGCGGCCGCACAGGAACCTGCAGCAGCCGGCGCTGTTCCGGGGACGCCCGCTGCAGACACTGAACCACCAGCCAGCTGCATTTGTTGTCCTGGATGTCCGTGCCGACCTTGCCCGTCACAGCGGGGTCCCCAAAGAGGTCGAGGTAATCGtcctgggcagggggcagaggaggacaTGTGAAGAGGCCCCACGCAGGGCGCCGGAGCCACTGCCGCCCAGCCCCGGCCTTCCCACCTGGATCTGGAAGAACTCGCCCATCTGCAGCAGGATCTCCTTGGCGTCCGCGTGCTGCTTCTCACCATCGATGCCCGCCTACGGCGAAAACGGAACCAGTAAGCCACGCACCGGGGGCCTCCGCTTTCCTTGCGGCATCTCCCGGGGCCCCCAATACgggcccccacctcccctcccctctctgttcAGACGGCCCTGGCTTCGGCCGGAGGACCTCTTGGTGCTCCGACCTCTAGGGCGCCTCTTCCAGCGAGGCCCTCCGGTGTGTGCCCTCAGTCGGGAGGCTGG
This portion of the Mustela lutreola isolate mMusLut2 chromosome 14, mMusLut2.pri, whole genome shotgun sequence genome encodes:
- the RUSC1 gene encoding AP-4 complex accessory subunit RUSC1 isoform X1, translating into MLSPQRALLCNLNHIHLQHVSLGLHLSRRPELREGPLSTPPPPGDTGGKESRGPCSGALVDANSNSPAVPCRCCQEHGPGLENRQDPAREEEGAASPSDPGCSSSLSSCSDLSPDESPISVYSRGLPGDEDVHPQPSIVPLEQGSPLGSVGPGACSPDSFCCSPDSCSGASSPPGPGLDSNCNALTTCQEPPSPGPEEEDDGGELDLPASELPEADDDGKADAGKTEPSWKINPIWKIDTEAPGAGWKAAESSDSGCSIAGDSRPAQLDSGWAGRTAVTDGSSRTDAGWRSDVSEEPAAHRTITSFHELAQKRRRGPGLPLAPQVKKDRSDWLIVFSPDSELPPSGSLGGCPAPPREVTTFKELRSRSRAPPPPVPPRDPPAGWALVPPRPPPPPVPPRRRKNRPGLQPIAERPPEEGRAGSPAAGQEAPAAREPEEPGAQAGRAAGLPPPPPAPRSAAAARPLLEGAGAAGTQLPALPAGPPRAELRLLGAPRPPQKQLLPVRLSPVGAHSPPARGALPCLASPELALLLSPLFPRSSTFPAVAPPPCQVPAPPLPAPPRPPKAPRRTRSPPPPPRLPRSSWSFAGAPGAQRRWMAEAQSGTGQLQEQKKGLLIAVSASVDKIISHFGAARNLVQKAQLGDSRLSPDVGHLVLTTLCPALHALVADGLKPFRKDLITGQRRSSPWSVVEASMKPGASSRALGTLYSQVSRLAPLSSSRSRFHAFILGLLNTKQLELWFSSLQEDAGLLSLLYLPTGFLSLARGGCPALSTELLLLLQPLSVLTFHLDLLFEHHHHLPLGPPPAAEAPGSPPALQQTVHAMLHWGGRLAQSLRGASGETPPGPRAPASAPTSGSWWEQLTQASRVYASGGSEGFPLPRWRSWRPGPAAGGPQARPVPTEDAAPGRGLWLGRLFGVPGSLAETDGGPVKSRRPSSWLPPTVSVLALVKRGAPPEPLSPPEELEASAASVVQTHRAVRALCDHAAAGPDQLSFRRGEVLRVVATVDEDWLRCGRDGAEGLVPVGYTSLVL
- the RUSC1 gene encoding AP-4 complex accessory subunit RUSC1 isoform X2 yields the protein MLSPQRALLCNLNHIHLQHVSLGLHLSRRPELREGPLSTPPPPGDTGGKESRGPCSGALVDANSNSPAVPCRCCQEHGPGLENRQDPAREEEGAASPSDPGCSSSLSSCSDLSPDESPISVYSRGLPGDEDVHPQPSIVPLEQGSPLGSVGPGACSPDSFCCSPDSCSGASSPPGPGLDSNCNALTTCQEPPSPGPEEEDDGGELDLPASELPEADDDGKADAGKTEPSWKINPIWKIDTEAPGAGWKAAESSDSGCSIAGDSRPAQLDSGWAGRTAVTDGSSRTDAGWRSDVSEEPAAHRTITSFHELAQKRRRGPGLPLAPQVKKDRSDWLIVFSPDSELPPSGSLGGCPAPPREVTTFKELRSRSRAPPPPVPPRDPPAGWALVPPRPPPPPVPPRRRKNRPGLQPIAERPPEEGRAGSPAAGQEAPAAREPEEPGAQAGRAARSSWSFAGAPGAQRRWMAEAQSGTGQLQEQKKGLLIAVSASVDKIISHFGAARNLVQKAQLGDSRLSPDVGHLVLTTLCPALHALVADGLKPFRKDLITGQRRSSPWSVVEASMKPGASSRALGTLYSQVSRLAPLSSSRSRFHAFILGLLNTKQLELWFSSLQEDAGLLSLLYLPTGFLSLARGGCPALSTELLLLLQPLSVLTFHLDLLFEHHHHLPLGPPPAAEAPGSPPALQQTVHAMLHWGGRLAQSLRGASGETPPGPRAPASAPTSGSWWEQLTQASRVYASGGSEGFPLPRWRSWRPGPAAGGPQARPVPTEDAAPGRGLWLGRLFGVPGSLAETDGGPVKSRRPSSWLPPTVSVLALVKRGAPPEPLSPPEELEASAASVVQTHRAVRALCDHAAAGPDQLSFRRGEVLRVVATVDEDWLRCGRDGAEGLVPVGYTSLVL